One window of Burkholderia cepacia GG4 genomic DNA carries:
- a CDS encoding patatin-like phospholipase family protein has product MKPHARTEKQAVDAADLHHEAGAPAAARSLPYETIALVLQGGGALGAYQAGVFEGLHEAGVPLDWIAGISIGALNTALIAGNAPEHRVERLRQFWETICQPAFFPAMPAAFEFALFNSIDQIRTFFTASQAASAMMQGQQGFFAPRFPPPLPGVSDHPEKISWYDTSALRATLLKLCDFDRINSGETRVSVGAVNVGTGNFVYFDNSRIRLEPEHFMASGALPPAFPPVEIDGEYYWDGGVVSNTPLMEVLRARPRRDTLAFQVDLWSARGPLPRTMADVAERTKDVQYSSRTRFVTDTLQREQRYRNVLRHVLEQVPEEQRKNDPWCIEAEAMSSGKKYNIQHLIYQQKAYEHHYKDYQFGLSTMRDHWCAGLDDIRKTLAVKDGLALPINDAGFVTHDIHRRR; this is encoded by the coding sequence ATGAAACCGCACGCGCGTACAGAAAAGCAGGCCGTCGATGCGGCGGACCTGCATCACGAAGCCGGTGCGCCGGCCGCTGCGCGGTCGCTGCCGTACGAAACCATCGCCCTCGTCCTGCAGGGCGGCGGCGCGCTCGGCGCGTATCAGGCCGGCGTGTTCGAAGGGCTGCACGAGGCGGGCGTTCCGCTCGACTGGATCGCAGGTATCTCGATCGGCGCGCTTAACACCGCGCTGATCGCGGGCAATGCGCCCGAACATCGGGTCGAGCGGCTGCGCCAATTCTGGGAAACGATCTGCCAGCCGGCGTTCTTTCCCGCGATGCCGGCTGCGTTCGAATTCGCGCTGTTCAACAGCATCGACCAGATCCGCACGTTCTTCACCGCATCGCAGGCCGCGAGCGCGATGATGCAGGGCCAGCAGGGTTTCTTCGCGCCGCGTTTCCCGCCGCCGCTGCCGGGTGTGTCCGATCATCCGGAAAAGATCAGCTGGTACGACACGTCGGCACTGCGCGCGACGCTGCTCAAGCTGTGCGATTTCGACCGGATCAACTCGGGCGAGACGCGCGTGTCGGTCGGCGCGGTCAACGTCGGCACCGGCAACTTCGTGTACTTCGACAACTCGCGCATCCGCCTCGAACCCGAGCACTTCATGGCGTCCGGCGCACTGCCGCCCGCGTTCCCGCCGGTCGAGATCGACGGCGAGTATTACTGGGACGGCGGCGTCGTGTCGAACACGCCGCTGATGGAAGTGCTGCGCGCGCGTCCGCGGCGCGACACGCTCGCGTTCCAGGTCGATCTGTGGAGCGCGCGCGGGCCGCTGCCGCGCACGATGGCCGACGTCGCGGAACGCACGAAGGACGTGCAGTATTCGAGCCGCACGCGTTTCGTCACCGACACGCTGCAGCGCGAACAGCGCTACCGCAACGTACTGCGCCACGTGCTCGAGCAGGTGCCGGAAGAGCAGCGCAAGAACGACCCGTGGTGCATCGAGGCTGAAGCGATGTCGAGCGGGAAGAAATACAACATCCAGCACCTGATCTATCAGCAGAAGGCGTACGAGCACCACTACAAGGACTATCAGTTCGGTCTGTCGACGATGCGCGACCACTGGTGCGCGGGTCTCGACGACATCCGCAAGACGCTCGCGGTCAAGGACGGCCTCGCGCTGCCCATCAACGACGCGGGCTTCGTCACGCACGACATTCACCGCCGCCGGTGA
- a CDS encoding aldo/keto reductase: MALRTLGTSDLQVSPLAFGGNVFGWTVDENASFALLDALADAGINFIDTADVYSAWAPGNSGGESETIIGKWLKRSGKREQVVIATKVGLLAARAGLTRDNILKAADDSLRRLQTDYIDLYFSHRDLADTAPLEETLGAYQTLIDAGKVRIIGASNYSGARLREAADLSKRDDLPAYQVIQPEYNLIDRAAYERDLEPVVRDLKLGVVNYYALASGFLSGKYRSEADLKKSVRGDRVAGYLDARGLRILAALDDVSAKHGTQPAAIALAWQIARPSITAPIASATSLAQLELLGEAIRVRLDDEDIRKIDEASAV, encoded by the coding sequence ATGGCACTACGCACCCTCGGCACGTCGGACCTCCAGGTTTCCCCGCTCGCCTTCGGCGGCAACGTGTTCGGCTGGACCGTCGACGAGAACGCATCGTTTGCGCTGCTCGACGCGCTCGCCGACGCCGGCATCAATTTCATCGACACGGCCGACGTCTATTCGGCATGGGCGCCCGGCAACAGCGGCGGCGAATCGGAAACGATCATCGGCAAGTGGCTCAAGCGCTCGGGCAAGCGCGAGCAGGTCGTGATCGCGACCAAGGTCGGCCTGCTCGCGGCGCGCGCGGGGCTGACCAGGGACAACATCCTGAAGGCTGCCGACGATTCGCTGCGCCGCCTGCAAACCGACTACATCGACCTGTATTTCTCACACCGCGATCTCGCCGACACGGCTCCGCTCGAGGAAACGCTCGGCGCATACCAGACGCTGATCGACGCGGGCAAGGTGCGCATCATCGGCGCGTCGAACTACAGCGGCGCACGCCTGCGCGAAGCCGCCGACCTGAGCAAGCGCGACGACCTGCCCGCGTACCAGGTGATCCAGCCGGAATACAACCTGATCGATCGCGCCGCGTACGAACGCGATCTCGAGCCGGTCGTGCGCGACCTGAAGCTCGGCGTCGTCAACTACTACGCGCTCGCGAGCGGCTTCCTGTCGGGCAAGTACCGCAGCGAGGCCGACCTGAAGAAGAGCGTGCGCGGCGATCGCGTCGCCGGCTATCTCGACGCGCGCGGGCTGCGCATTCTCGCGGCACTCGACGACGTGTCGGCCAAGCATGGCACGCAGCCGGCCGCGATCGCGCTCGCATGGCAGATCGCACGCCCGTCGATCACCGCGCCGATCGCGAGTGCGACGTCGCTCGCGCAGCTCGAATTGCTCGGCGAAGCGATCCGCGTGCGGCTCGACGACGAAGATATCCGCAAGATCGACGAGGCCAGCGCGGTCTGA
- a CDS encoding undecaprenyl-diphosphatase: MQNLNLTLFSAINAGAAPHPGVARLAILAADWLVYALPVMLLLTWIFGERPTRRQAIEAGVGTCVALVLAQVIGHFWFSPRPFMAGVGTQLIPHAPDSSFPSDHMTFAWSLAVGMLLAGTTRLTGFVMAAMAVAIAWGRVYAGVHWPFDMAGGVLVGTAGALAAHLYGQRVVELLERIGDVVHAVMMGRERTH; the protein is encoded by the coding sequence ATGCAGAACCTCAATCTCACCTTGTTTTCCGCCATCAATGCCGGTGCGGCGCCGCACCCAGGCGTTGCCCGCCTCGCGATCCTTGCCGCCGACTGGCTCGTCTATGCACTGCCCGTGATGCTGTTGCTGACCTGGATCTTCGGCGAGCGCCCGACGCGACGCCAGGCGATCGAGGCCGGCGTCGGTACCTGCGTGGCGCTGGTGCTCGCGCAGGTGATCGGACATTTCTGGTTCTCGCCGCGACCGTTCATGGCCGGCGTCGGCACGCAACTGATTCCGCATGCGCCGGACAGCTCGTTTCCGAGCGATCACATGACGTTCGCATGGAGTCTCGCGGTCGGCATGCTGCTCGCCGGCACCACGCGGCTCACCGGGTTCGTGATGGCAGCGATGGCCGTGGCGATTGCATGGGGGCGCGTGTATGCGGGCGTGCACTGGCCGTTCGACATGGCCGGTGGCGTGCTGGTCGGCACGGCTGGCGCGCTGGCCGCGCACCTGTATGGGCAACGTGTGGTCGAATTGCTCGAGCGGATCGGCGACGTCGTGCACGCGGTGATGATGGGGCGCGAACGCACGCACTGA
- a CDS encoding 3-hydroxybutyrate dehydrogenase has product MSNLNGKTAVVTGAASGIGKEIALELAKAGAAVAIADLNQDGANAVADEINKAGGKAIGVAMDVTNEEAVNSGIDKVAEAFGSVDILVSNAGIQIVNPIENYAFSDWKKMQAIHVDGAFLTTKAALKHMYKDDRGGVVIYMGSVHSHEASPLKSAYVTAKHGLLGLARVLAKEGAKHNVRSHVVCPGFVRTPLVDKQIPEQAKELGISEEEVVKKVMLGNTVDGVFTTVQDVAQTVLFLSAFPSAALTGQSFVVSHGWFMQ; this is encoded by the coding sequence ATGAGCAACCTGAATGGCAAGACCGCAGTCGTCACGGGCGCCGCAAGCGGCATCGGCAAGGAAATCGCACTCGAGCTCGCCAAGGCGGGCGCGGCCGTCGCGATCGCCGACCTGAACCAGGACGGCGCGAATGCGGTTGCCGACGAGATCAACAAGGCAGGCGGCAAGGCGATCGGCGTCGCGATGGACGTGACCAACGAGGAAGCCGTGAACAGCGGCATCGACAAGGTGGCCGAGGCGTTCGGCTCGGTCGACATCCTCGTGTCGAACGCGGGCATCCAGATCGTCAACCCGATCGAGAACTACGCGTTCTCCGACTGGAAGAAGATGCAGGCGATCCACGTCGACGGCGCGTTCCTGACGACCAAGGCCGCGCTCAAGCACATGTACAAGGACGATCGCGGCGGCGTCGTGATCTACATGGGTTCGGTGCACTCGCACGAAGCGTCGCCGCTGAAGTCGGCGTACGTGACGGCCAAGCACGGGCTGCTCGGCCTGGCCCGCGTGCTGGCGAAGGAAGGCGCAAAGCACAACGTGCGCTCGCACGTCGTGTGTCCGGGCTTCGTGCGCACGCCGCTGGTCGACAAGCAGATTCCGGAGCAGGCGAAGGAACTCGGCATCAGCGAAGAAGAAGTGGTGAAGAAGGTGATGCTCGGCAATACGGTCGACGGCGTGTTCACGACGGTGCAGGACGTCGCGCAGACGGTGCTGTTCCTGTCGGCATTCCCGAGCGCCGCGCTCACCGGCCAGTCGTTCGTCGTCAGCCACGGCTGGTTCATGCAGTAA
- a CDS encoding LysR family transcriptional regulator, producing MREISLDRLRTLVAIADQGSFVAAAQLLHLAPPTVSLHVAELESRIGAPLLSRTRGNVQPSTIGAVLVERARRLLAEVESTLDDVERQVQGLTGRVRLGASTGAIAHLLPQAVVRLRERHPDIDVQIAVLTSQDTLARIAQGTLDVGLVALPQPAVAGLSIRAWRRDPVLAFLPADWRLPARVTPAYLATRPLILNDATTRLSRLTTEWFALGGHRPEPRIELNYNDAIKSLVAAGYGATLLPHEAGAPLPDARIVMRPLRPALWRELGIAHRAGPIDRSTQHVLDALWALGAR from the coding sequence ATGCGCGAGATCAGCCTGGACCGGCTGCGTACACTGGTCGCAATCGCCGACCAGGGATCCTTCGTGGCCGCGGCGCAACTGCTTCATCTTGCGCCGCCGACGGTCAGCCTTCATGTCGCCGAACTCGAAAGCCGCATCGGTGCGCCGTTGCTGTCCCGCACGCGCGGCAACGTGCAGCCGTCAACCATCGGTGCCGTGCTGGTGGAGCGGGCGCGCCGCCTGCTGGCCGAGGTCGAGTCGACCCTCGACGACGTGGAGCGGCAAGTGCAGGGGCTGACCGGGCGGGTGCGGCTCGGGGCATCGACCGGGGCGATCGCCCATCTGTTGCCGCAGGCGGTGGTCCGGCTGCGCGAGCGGCATCCGGACATCGATGTCCAGATCGCGGTGCTCACGTCGCAAGACACGCTGGCGCGCATTGCGCAGGGCACGCTCGACGTCGGGCTGGTGGCGTTGCCGCAGCCGGCGGTGGCGGGGTTGTCGATCCGCGCGTGGCGGCGCGATCCGGTGCTGGCCTTTCTGCCTGCCGACTGGCGGCTTCCGGCGCGGGTGACGCCGGCCTATCTGGCCACGCGTCCGCTGATTCTCAACGATGCGACGACCCGCCTGTCGCGGCTCACGACGGAATGGTTCGCGCTCGGCGGTCACCGGCCCGAGCCCCGCATCGAACTCAACTACAACGATGCGATCAAGAGTCTGGTCGCCGCGGGTTACGGCGCGACGCTGCTGCCGCACGAGGCGGGCGCCCCGTTGCCCGACGCACGGATCGTCATGCGGCCGCTGCGTCCGGCGTTGTGGCGCGAACTGGGCATCGCGCATCGCGCCGGCCCGATCGATCGGTCGACCCAGCACGTGCTCGACGCGTTATGGGCGCTCGGCGCGCGATAG
- a CDS encoding helix-turn-helix domain-containing protein: protein MAHELVVDASSSRSANLRDLIADSFLPLVFHDTGPLFRMSARVATVGGLRMADVDTTAIRVDRDRSLASRADSDCYKILFQITGQSRVTQRNATSTVSPGGWVIYDATQPYTIESANASRFVAALTPPRSGTMWRWFVERAGVQVRKTVGNAQLALQSIRYLMDGQVPNDPESLFGFEQSTLMLLDSVIRREASESLTGADARSATLRMNAEIYLSHHYSDPDLSPDKLASALNVSRRTLYSALAATERTPQSLIQEYRLQASRRALEDPADSNRTLLELAIACGFSDITHFGRAFKARFGCSPGAYRVAHRNMSGE, encoded by the coding sequence ATGGCACACGAACTCGTCGTCGACGCCAGCAGCAGCCGCAGCGCGAATCTGCGGGACCTGATCGCGGACAGCTTCCTGCCGCTGGTCTTTCACGACACCGGCCCGCTGTTCCGGATGTCGGCGCGGGTGGCCACGGTCGGCGGCCTGCGCATGGCCGACGTCGACACCACCGCGATCCGCGTCGATCGCGATCGCTCGCTCGCGTCGCGCGCCGACAGCGACTGCTACAAGATTCTGTTCCAGATCACCGGGCAAAGCCGCGTCACGCAGCGCAACGCGACGTCGACCGTCAGTCCCGGCGGGTGGGTGATCTACGATGCGACGCAGCCGTACACGATCGAATCCGCGAACGCGTCGCGCTTCGTTGCTGCGCTGACGCCGCCGAGAAGCGGCACGATGTGGCGCTGGTTCGTGGAGCGCGCGGGCGTGCAGGTGCGCAAGACCGTCGGCAATGCGCAACTGGCCCTTCAATCGATCCGTTACCTGATGGACGGGCAGGTGCCGAACGATCCGGAAAGCCTGTTCGGCTTCGAGCAGTCGACGCTGATGCTGCTCGATTCGGTGATCCGCCGCGAGGCGAGCGAGTCGCTGACCGGCGCCGATGCGCGCAGCGCGACCTTGCGGATGAATGCGGAAATCTATCTGTCGCACCACTACAGCGATCCCGATCTATCGCCGGACAAGCTGGCGAGCGCGCTGAACGTGTCGCGGCGCACGCTGTACAGCGCGCTGGCCGCAACCGAGCGGACGCCACAGAGCCTGATCCAGGAATACCGGCTACAGGCGAGCCGGCGTGCGCTGGAGGATCCGGCGGATTCCAACCGCACGTTGCTGGAGCTTGCGATCGCGTGCGGGTTTTCGGACATCACGCATTTCGGGCGGGCGTTCAAGGCGCGGTTCGGGTGTAGTCCTGGGGCATATCGTGTCGCACACCGAAATATGTCGGGGGAGTGA
- a CDS encoding siderophore-interacting protein encodes MQNPSERAVTRVRHTLKFRLLQVLRVHAVTPHLLRVTLGGPDLADFESSSFDDHVKVFFPPPGAERPAMPTLGANGPEFPEGEPKPVARDFTPRRFDRAACELDLEFVLNHPGPASQWAAQARVGQWLGIGGPRGSFVVPTDFDWHLLIGDDTALPAVARRLEQLPAGARAAVVLEVADRTAQISFDTRADVHEIWRFRAEADAADGDVLLNAVRELPLPSSGDGYVWAAGEAQSMRAVRLHLTGERGVDKSRIRAAAYWKRGAAAVHETLED; translated from the coding sequence ATGCAGAATCCATCCGAACGCGCCGTCACCCGCGTGCGCCATACCCTCAAGTTCCGCCTGCTGCAGGTCCTGCGCGTGCACGCGGTGACGCCGCACTTGCTGCGCGTCACGCTCGGCGGCCCCGACCTCGCGGATTTCGAATCGTCGTCGTTCGACGATCACGTGAAGGTGTTTTTCCCGCCGCCCGGCGCGGAGCGCCCCGCGATGCCGACGCTCGGTGCGAACGGCCCCGAGTTTCCCGAAGGCGAGCCGAAGCCGGTCGCGCGCGACTTCACGCCGCGCCGCTTCGACCGCGCCGCCTGCGAACTGGATCTGGAATTCGTGCTGAACCATCCGGGCCCCGCATCGCAGTGGGCCGCGCAGGCACGCGTCGGCCAATGGCTCGGCATCGGCGGCCCGCGCGGTTCGTTCGTGGTCCCGACCGATTTCGACTGGCACCTGCTGATCGGCGACGATACGGCACTGCCCGCAGTCGCGCGGCGTCTCGAGCAATTGCCGGCCGGCGCGCGCGCGGCGGTGGTGCTGGAAGTCGCGGATCGCACCGCGCAGATCTCGTTCGATACGCGCGCCGACGTGCATGAAATCTGGCGCTTTCGCGCCGAAGCCGACGCAGCGGACGGCGACGTGCTGCTGAATGCCGTGCGCGAGCTGCCGCTGCCGTCGTCCGGCGACGGTTACGTGTGGGCGGCGGGTGAAGCGCAGTCGATGCGCGCGGTCCGTCTGCACCTGACCGGCGAGCGCGGGGTCGACAAGTCGCGCATCCGCGCGGCGGCATACTGGAAGCGCGGCGCGGCGGCCGTGCATGAAACGCTGGAAGACTGA
- a CDS encoding PadR family transcriptional regulator, translating into MRHTPSRGHARCDGHGAHAGPEWFAGLWQAIGRHRRGHDPFGGGPFGGRGGRGGFGDFGDDGMPRGRQFSSDDLQLLLLALVAEQPSHGYELIKALDTRSNGFYSPSPGMVYPALTYLEEVGFVASQAEGNRKRYALTDAGRAHLDAQRERVDTLFARLTHLARKMEFMRRAFAGESAGSEAQDEAQPGWLPEFVEARLALKRALLHKSAADADEQRRIAAIMRRATAEIEGGTGA; encoded by the coding sequence ATGCGACACACCCCTTCCCGCGGCCATGCCCGATGCGACGGTCATGGTGCGCATGCCGGCCCTGAATGGTTCGCCGGCCTCTGGCAGGCGATCGGCCGCCATCGCCGCGGCCACGATCCGTTTGGCGGCGGCCCGTTCGGCGGCCGTGGCGGACGCGGCGGCTTTGGTGATTTCGGCGACGACGGCATGCCGCGCGGACGCCAGTTCAGCTCCGACGATCTTCAGCTTCTGCTGCTCGCGCTCGTCGCCGAGCAGCCGAGCCACGGCTACGAACTGATCAAGGCGCTCGACACGCGCTCGAACGGCTTCTACAGCCCGAGCCCCGGCATGGTGTATCCGGCGCTCACGTATCTCGAGGAAGTCGGCTTCGTCGCGTCGCAGGCGGAAGGCAACCGCAAGCGCTATGCGCTGACCGACGCCGGCCGCGCGCATCTCGATGCGCAGCGCGAGCGCGTCGACACCTTGTTCGCGCGCCTCACGCACCTGGCGCGCAAGATGGAATTCATGCGCCGCGCATTCGCCGGAGAATCGGCTGGCAGCGAAGCTCAGGACGAAGCACAGCCCGGCTGGCTGCCGGAGTTCGTCGAGGCGCGCCTCGCACTGAAGCGGGCGCTGCTCCACAAGAGCGCCGCCGATGCCGACGAACAACGGCGTATCGCGGCGATCATGCGCCGCGCGACTGCCGAAATCGAAGGCGGCACCGGCGCGTAA
- a CDS encoding LysE/ArgO family amino acid transporter: MNWIAFSHGAALCGSLIVTIGAQNAFVLRQGIMRSHVGKIVLLCALSDMILIGAGVGGASVLVERYPTFVHAVLYVGLAYLAWFGINALRRAFKPGHETLDVRGDAVAPPPQSAVAIVLMTLAFTWLNPHVYLDTFLLIGTAGAREPEGTRLAFAIGAMSVSVVWFLGLGYGARLLAPWFRKAVAWRVLDGAIGSMVLFLAAVQLR; this comes from the coding sequence ATGAACTGGATCGCTTTTTCCCACGGCGCCGCCCTGTGCGGGTCGCTCATCGTCACCATCGGCGCGCAGAACGCATTCGTGCTCCGGCAAGGCATCATGCGCTCGCATGTCGGCAAGATCGTGCTGCTGTGCGCGCTGTCCGACATGATCCTGATCGGCGCGGGCGTCGGCGGCGCGTCGGTGCTCGTCGAGCGCTACCCGACCTTCGTCCACGCGGTACTGTACGTCGGCCTCGCATATCTCGCGTGGTTCGGCATCAACGCGCTGCGCCGCGCGTTCAAGCCCGGACACGAAACGCTCGACGTCCGCGGCGACGCGGTCGCGCCGCCGCCGCAGAGCGCGGTCGCGATCGTGCTGATGACGCTCGCGTTCACCTGGCTCAACCCGCATGTGTATCTCGACACGTTCCTGCTGATCGGCACGGCCGGTGCGCGCGAACCGGAAGGCACGCGGCTTGCGTTCGCGATCGGCGCGATGTCGGTCAGCGTCGTGTGGTTCCTTGGGCTCGGATACGGTGCGCGGCTGCTCGCGCCGTGGTTCCGCAAGGCCGTTGCGTGGCGCGTGCTGGATGGCGCGATCGGCAGCATGGTGCTGTTTCTGGCGGCCGTGCAGTTGCGGTAA
- a CDS encoding acetoacetate decarboxylase: MKPSDVRSKAFAMPLTSPAFPMGPYRFVDREFLIITYRTDPDRLREIVPEPLKITEPLVHYEFIRMADSTGFGDYTESGQVIPVEYNGQAGGYTLAMYLDDHPPIAGGRELWGFPKKLASPTLNVNTDHILGTLDYGKVRVATGTMGYKHKELDIDEQTKRLAGPNFLLKIIPHVDGTARVCELVRYYMQDIKMKGAWTGPASLELAPHALAPVADLPVLEIVEARHIVADLTLGLGEVVYDYLAQ, translated from the coding sequence ATGAAACCCAGCGATGTCCGATCGAAAGCGTTTGCGATGCCGTTGACCAGCCCGGCATTCCCGATGGGCCCGTACCGTTTCGTCGATCGTGAGTTTCTGATCATCACGTATCGCACCGATCCCGACCGTCTGCGCGAGATCGTCCCCGAGCCGCTGAAGATCACCGAGCCGCTCGTGCATTACGAATTCATTCGCATGGCCGATTCGACCGGCTTCGGCGACTACACCGAAAGCGGCCAGGTGATCCCTGTCGAGTACAACGGCCAGGCCGGCGGCTACACGCTCGCGATGTATCTCGACGATCACCCGCCGATCGCCGGCGGCCGCGAGCTGTGGGGTTTCCCGAAGAAGCTCGCATCGCCCACGCTGAACGTGAACACCGATCACATCCTGGGCACGCTCGACTACGGCAAGGTGCGCGTCGCGACCGGCACGATGGGCTACAAGCACAAGGAACTCGACATCGACGAGCAGACGAAGCGCCTCGCCGGTCCGAACTTCCTGCTGAAGATCATCCCGCACGTCGACGGCACCGCACGCGTGTGCGAACTGGTGCGCTACTACATGCAGGACATCAAGATGAAAGGCGCATGGACGGGCCCCGCGTCGCTCGAACTGGCGCCGCACGCGCTGGCGCCGGTGGCCGACCTGCCGGTGCTCGAGATCGTCGAAGCCCGCCACATCGTCGCAGATTTGACACTTGGCCTCGGCGAAGTCGTCTACGATTACCTGGCTCAGTAA
- a CDS encoding NAD-dependent phenylacetaldehyde dehydrogenase, with the protein MALVRMLDEVRAFLAREHGHYIDGRAVAGRGERIEVRDPATHAVIGSVAQATDDDVETAIASSHRAFRGEWASLTPADRERILLRFADLIDAHGEALAQIETAQSGKLIGLSRVIEVGWSARWLRYYAGWATKIAGETLAPSYPSMNGERYTSFTLREPLGVVFGIIPWNFPVMIPVWKFGAALATGNTVLIKSSEFTPLTMLRIAELATEAGLPPGTLNVINGTGQVGAQVIRDPRVAKVSFTGSVPTGRIIGEEAVNANFTRFTLELGGKNAAAFLPDTPVDKILDGIVEAGFLHSGQVCASAERFFVHRSKFDEVVEKMKARLDSFQPADPMDDAGMIGPVCNEPQFRKCLDAFELARTEGDTIVTGGGAYARDGFYVKPTIVLPRSLQSASYRKEIFGPVGAFVPFDDEEELIAMMNDTPFGLTASLWTNDLSKALRYVPRIEAGTVWVNMHTLVDPAVPFGGAKGSGVGREYGSSFIDAYTEPKSVTIRF; encoded by the coding sequence ATGGCACTGGTTCGGATGCTGGACGAAGTCAGGGCGTTTCTCGCGCGCGAACACGGGCATTACATCGACGGCCGCGCGGTTGCCGGCCGTGGCGAACGGATCGAGGTACGCGATCCGGCGACGCACGCGGTGATCGGCTCCGTCGCGCAGGCGACCGACGACGACGTCGAAACCGCGATCGCGTCGTCCCATCGCGCGTTCCGCGGCGAGTGGGCGAGCCTGACGCCGGCCGATCGCGAGCGCATCCTGCTGCGCTTCGCGGACCTGATCGACGCACACGGGGAAGCGCTCGCGCAGATCGAAACCGCGCAGTCGGGCAAGCTCATCGGGCTGTCGCGCGTGATCGAGGTCGGCTGGTCGGCTCGCTGGCTGCGCTATTACGCGGGCTGGGCCACCAAGATCGCGGGCGAAACGCTCGCCCCGTCGTATCCGAGCATGAACGGCGAGCGCTACACGTCGTTCACGCTGCGCGAGCCGCTGGGGGTCGTGTTCGGGATCATTCCGTGGAATTTTCCGGTGATGATCCCGGTGTGGAAATTCGGTGCGGCGCTCGCGACCGGCAACACGGTGCTCATCAAGTCGTCGGAGTTCACGCCGCTCACGATGCTGCGCATCGCCGAGCTGGCGACCGAAGCCGGGCTGCCGCCCGGCACGCTCAACGTGATCAACGGCACCGGCCAGGTCGGCGCGCAGGTGATCCGCGATCCGCGCGTGGCGAAGGTGTCGTTCACGGGCTCGGTGCCGACCGGCCGCATCATTGGCGAGGAAGCCGTCAACGCGAACTTCACGCGCTTCACGCTCGAACTGGGCGGCAAGAACGCGGCTGCGTTCCTGCCGGATACGCCGGTCGACAAGATCCTCGACGGCATCGTCGAGGCCGGGTTCCTGCATAGCGGGCAGGTGTGCGCGTCGGCTGAGCGCTTCTTCGTGCATCGTTCGAAGTTCGACGAGGTGGTCGAGAAGATGAAGGCACGCCTCGACAGCTTCCAGCCGGCCGATCCGATGGACGACGCCGGGATGATCGGCCCGGTCTGCAACGAACCGCAGTTTCGCAAGTGCCTCGACGCGTTCGAGCTCGCGCGTACGGAAGGCGACACGATCGTCACGGGCGGCGGCGCGTATGCGCGTGACGGCTTTTACGTGAAGCCGACGATCGTGCTGCCGCGCTCGCTGCAATCGGCGTCGTACCGCAAGGAGATCTTCGGGCCGGTCGGCGCATTCGTGCCGTTCGACGATGAGGAAGAACTGATCGCGATGATGAACGACACGCCGTTCGGGCTGACCGCCAGCCTGTGGACGAACGATCTTTCGAAGGCCCTGCGTTACGTGCCGCGCATCGAAGCCGGCACCGTGTGGGTGAACATGCATACGCTCGTCGATCCGGCCGTTCCTTTCGGCGGTGCGAAGGGCTCCGGTGTCGGCCGCGAGTACGGCTCGTCGTTCATCGACGCGTACACCGAGCCAAAATCGGTGACCATTCGCTTCTGA